The DNA segment AACAAATTATGACCACCCGTTTGCATTTGATACAGATTTGCTTATTCAGCACTTAGAAGATTTAATTCACTACAAATCAATTGAAAAGCCAGTCTATGACTATGCTGCGCATACTAGAAGTAAAGATATTATCATCCAAGAACCTAAAGAAGTTATCATCCTTGAAGGAATCTTAATTTTGGAAGACCCACGATTAAGAAAATTAATGGATATAAAAGTATACGTAGATACCGATGACGATATACGTATTATTCGCCGGATCAAACGAGATATAGAAGAACGAGGCCGTACACTTAATTCAGTGATTGAACAATACTTAACTGTCGTGAAACCGATGCATCATCAATTTGTGGAACCTTCTAAAAAATACGCAGATATTATTATTCCAGAAGGCGGAACCAACCAAGTAGCGATAGATTTAATGACGACAAAAATTAGAAGCATATTAGTTGAAGAATTGAAGGTATAAAGACAATAGTAGATTCATTTAAAAGATGATAGTTGAATTAAAAGTTTAAACAAATTAGGGTTTTTAGGTTTACAAATGGAATTCAACATGGTATCTTGTCAATATTGAAAATATAATTACGCTTTCAACTAAATAGTGAAAGCAAGAATCAGATATGATTCTATATAAAGGAGATCGCATTAAAATGATTGAAAAAGTATATCCAATGACATTAGATGGCAAACAAAAGTTAGAAGAAGAATTAGAATATCTTAAAACGGTTAAACGTAAAGATATTGTAGAAAGAATCAAGATCGCTCGTAGTTTTGGAGATTTATCTGAAAACTCTGAGTATGAATCAGCGAAAGATGAACAAGCTTTTGTTGAGGGAAGAGTAACAACTATTGAAAATATGTTGCGTTTTTCTGAGATTATTGATAACTCAAATACCGCAACTGATGAAGTTTCATTAGGTAGAAAAGTAACATTTATCGAATTGCCTGATGGTGATGAAGAAGAATATACGATTGTTGGTAGCGCAGAAGCTGATCCTTTTAATGGATTGATTTCAAATGACTCACCTATTGCCAAAGCTTTAATGGGCAAAAAAGTAGGTAGTGAAGTTACTTTTGGGACACCAGGTGGAGATATGTTCGTTAGAATTGTAGAAATTAGTTAAATCAATTATCTTTTTTAATAAAAGCTACTCATTGAGCAGCTTTTATTTTTTTTGGAATATACGTCTTTAGTCTTAGTCAGAGTTCATGCTAAAGAACATTACATAATGAGCTAAAAACGGTATACTGGATAAAAGAAACATAGCAAAGGAGACTTAATGGGTATGAAAAATAATTGGAAATGGTTCTTACTAATTGAATCACTCTTATTGATAGTATCTTTATAC comes from the Carnobacterium sp. 17-4 genome and includes:
- the udk gene encoding uridine kinase translates to MTNKKRPIVIGVTGGSGSGKTSVSRAIYNQFTGHSILMLEQDFYYKNQDDLSFEERLKTNYDHPFAFDTDLLIQHLEDLIHYKSIEKPVYDYAAHTRSKDIIIQEPKEVIILEGILILEDPRLRKLMDIKVYVDTDDDIRIIRRIKRDIEERGRTLNSVIEQYLTVVKPMHHQFVEPSKKYADIIIPEGGTNQVAIDLMTTKIRSILVEELKV
- the greA gene encoding transcription elongation factor GreA, coding for MIEKVYPMTLDGKQKLEEELEYLKTVKRKDIVERIKIARSFGDLSENSEYESAKDEQAFVEGRVTTIENMLRFSEIIDNSNTATDEVSLGRKVTFIELPDGDEEEYTIVGSAEADPFNGLISNDSPIAKALMGKKVGSEVTFGTPGGDMFVRIVEIS